The nucleotide sequence GCAGAGGAATTGTATAATTCAGCTTAtgaaaaatcaaacattaaagAAGAAATGAGTGCTCAACAATTGCAAAAACAACAACCAATtcccttaaaaaaaaattaaaaatacattaaaaaaacaaaagaagataaaGCATGTAATCATAAGAATACCAAGAAGATTGAGTACAAAACttaaagaaactcaagattaCACATCAATCCATATGATTGAATTTGACAAATTTGTCATTGCTCTATTGGTATCACAAGTGTCTTCTCAAATCTTGGCCTTCTTTTCGATGGATCGAGTACTGTGTTGCTTCCTCTTGCGCGTGACATTAAGTCTAGGAAAATATAAGCTATCCAGACATATCAGATATACGGGATAAGACATATATTCCTCAGAATGATTTGATATATGAATTGTCCTAACAAATTTTTTCTGTTTAAGACAATAGATGGAAAGATTGTGACGCCCTGGTCCTTGGAAGACAAGCTCTTCATCACTCTATATCGATAGTTGGGCCTGGTATATAGGGAATATACATAAACCATTTCCAACCATCTTGTTGCATGACCCAAATATACAATCCATTGATAAAATCATTTCCTCCAAATGCACCAAGACAACCTTTCAAAGTAGACAGACGATACACAAACTTATTTTCAATGCCATGAGGTGTTGGAAACTCCTTCAACTCATCCGAATTCACATCAAAGTATATGAAAGTAGAAGTTTTACATATGTTTTGACCACGTTTCTCATTTAGAGCCCAGTATACATGATTGTTAGTGCCAGTTCCCTGACTGCATATGTATGTGTATGAAGTTGAAAGTTCAAATTCAGGAAGACATTGTTGTAATGTAGATAGAGTTGTTTTCTTCGTACAAATATTCTTACTCGTAGagtacacaaaataaaataaatcgtaGATCAATATAATTTTGTAATCACCGGTGGTGGAATCAGAACACATCC is from Capsicum annuum cultivar UCD-10X-F1 unplaced genomic scaffold, UCD10Xv1.1 ctg3722, whole genome shotgun sequence and encodes:
- the LOC107854711 gene encoding putative F-box protein At3g21120 is translated as MSKMKSQKTIEESRSQEDTPVLASDIIFNILIKVNTTSLICFKCVSKSWNAMISNIAFTKTHYDRSKEIGCEKLVLQKGTGEFEFLYLNNLNHVIIDKREFPLKEFIGAQILCSYDGLVLLKKPKAYKKFVLWNPPSGDHHILERPYTKPKEYTFACAYGMCSDSTTGDYKIILIYDLFYFVYSTSKNICTKKTTLSTLQQCLPEFELSTSYTYICSQGTGTNNHVYWALNEKRGQNICKTSTFIYFDVNSDELKEFPTPHGIENKFVYRLSTLKGCLGAFGGNDFINGLYIWVMQQDGWKWFMYIPYIPGPTIDIE